A stretch of the Elephas maximus indicus isolate mEleMax1 chromosome 3, mEleMax1 primary haplotype, whole genome shotgun sequence genome encodes the following:
- the GFI1 gene encoding zinc finger protein Gfi-1, whose amino-acid sequence MPRSFLVKSKKAHSYHQPRSPGPDYSLRLENVPAPGRADSTSSAGGAEAESRGHLSPESQLTEAPDGASPSPGSCEGSVCDRTSELEDFWRPPSPSVSPASEKSVCPSLDDAQAFPLSFKPYSWSGLAGSDLRHLVQSYRPCAALERGVGLGLFCERAPEPGHPTALYGPERATASGGAGAGAPGGRSAGGGGGGGGGGGGPGLGLYGDFGPGAAGLYERPTAAAGGLYPERGHGLHADKGTSVKVESELLCTRLLLGGGSYKCIKCSKVFSTPHGLEVHVRRSHSGTRPFACEMCGKTFGHAVSLEQHKAVHSQERSFDCKICGKSFKRSSTLSTHLLIHSDTRPYPCQYCGKRFHQKSDMKKHTFIHTGEKPHKCQVCGKAFSQSSNLITHSRKHTGFKPFGCDLCGKGFQRKVDLRRHRETQHGLK is encoded by the exons ATGCCGAGGTCGTTCCTGGTCAAGAGCAAGAAGGCTCACAGCTACCACCAGCCGCGCTCCCCCGGACCTGACTATTCCCTCCGCCTGGAGAATGTGCCAGCGCCGGGCCGAGCAG ACAGCACCTCGAGCGCGGGCGGGGCGGAGGCGGAGTCCCGGGGCCATTTGTCCCCGGAGTCGCAGCTGACTGAGGCCCCCGACGGAGCCTCCCCATCTCCTGGCAGTTGCGAGGGCAGCGTCTGCGATCGGACCTCGGAGTTGGAGGACTTCTGGAGGCCTCCTTCGCCCTCCGTGTCTCCAG CCTCGGAGAAATCGGTGTGCCCGTCGCTGGACGACGCTCAGGCCTTCCCCCTGTCCTTCAAGCCATATTCGTGGAGCGGCCTGGCAGGTTCTGACCTGCGGCACCTGGTGCAGAGCTACCGGCCGTGCGCGGCCCTGGAGCGTGGCGTGGGTCTTGGTCTCTTCTGCGAGCGCGCCCCGGAGCCGGGCCACCCTACCGCGCTGTACGGCCCAGAGCGGGCTACGGCCAGTGGCGGCGCCGGGGCCGGGGCACCAGGGGGCCGCAGCgcaggaggcggcggcggcggcggcggcggcggcggcggccctgGCCTAGGGCTCTACGGCGACTTCGGGCCCGGGGCGGCGGGGCTGTACGAGCGGCCGACTGCGGCGGCGggcggactgtacccagagcgcGGCCACGGGCTGCACGCGGACAAGGGCACCAGCGTCAAGGTGGAGTCGGAGCTGCTGTGCACCCGCCTCCTGCTTGGCGGCGGCTCTTACAAGTGCATCAAGTGCAGCAAG GTGTTCTCCACGCCGCACGGGCTCGAGGTGCACGTGCGTAGGTCCCACAGCGGCACGAGACCCTTTGCTTGCGAGATGTGCGGCAAGACCTTTGGGCACGCCGTGAGCCTGGAGCAGCATAAAGCCGTGCACTCGCAG GAACGGAGCTTTGATTGTAAGATCTGTGGCAAGAGCTTCAAGAGGTCATCCACCCTGTCCACACACCTGCTCATCCACTCAGACACCCGGCCCTACCCCTGTCAGTACTGTGGCAAGAGGTTCCACCAGAAGTCCGACATGAAGAAACACACCTTCATCCACACTG GTGAGAAGCCCCATAAGTGCCAGGTGTGCGGCAAGGCATTCAGCCAGAGCTCCAACCTCATCACCCACAGCCGCAAGCACACGGGCTTCAAGCCCTTCGGCTGCGACCTGTGTGGAAAGGGCTTCCAGAGGAAGGTGGACCTTCGGAGGCACCGGGAAACGCAGCATGGGCTCAAGTGA